A part of Ictalurus furcatus strain D&B chromosome 8, Billie_1.0, whole genome shotgun sequence genomic DNA contains:
- the maea gene encoding E3 ubiquitin-protein transferase MAEA, translating to MRSGFPKTKMAVQETAAQLSMALKVQEYPTLKVPYETLNKRFRAAQKNIDRETSHVTMVVAELEKTLSSSFPVVDSVVSLLDGVVEKLSALKRKAAESIQAEDESAKLCKRRIEHLKEHSSDQPANVSVWKRKRMDRMMVEHLLRCGYYNTAVKLAKQSGIEDLVNIEMFLTAKEVEESLERQETATCLAWCHDNKSRLRKMKSCLEFSLRIQEFIELIRQNKRMDAVRHARKHFSQAEGGQLDEVRQVMGMLAFPSDTHISPYKDLLDPGRWKMLIQQFRYDNYRLHQLGNNSVFTITLQAGLSAIKTPQCYKEDGSSKNPDCPVCSKSLNKLAQPLPMAHCANSRLVCKISGEVMNENNPPMMLPNGYVYGYNSLLSIRQDDKVVCPRTKEVYNFSLAEKVYIM from the exons atgcgcagcgGTTTCCCCAAAACCAAGATGGCGGTGCAAGAAACAGCTGCTCAACTCTCTATGGCTCTTAAGGTTCAAGAATATCCAACTTTGAAG GTTCCTTATGAGACCTTGAATAAGCGCTTCCGTGCAGCGCAGAAGAACATAGACCGCGagacgagtcacgtgaccatGGTGGTGGCCGAGCTGGAGAAGaccctgagcagctccttccCTGTTGTGGACTCTGTGGTCTCCCTGCTGGATGGTGTGGTGGAGAAATTAAGCGCACTCAAACGGAAG GCGGCAGAATCAATCCAGGCTGAAGACGAGAGCGCTAAGCTCTGTAAGCGGCGTATTGAACACCTGAAGGAGCACAGCAGCGACCAGCCGGCTAACGTAAGCGTGTGGAAGAGGAAACGCATGGACCGCATGATGGTGGAGCACCTGCTGCGCTGCGGCTACTACAATACCGCTGTCAAGCTCGCCAAACAAAGTGGGATCGAG GATTTggtcaacatcgagatgttccTCACTGCAAAAGAAGTGGAGGAATCACTTGAAAGGCAGGAAACAGCCACCTGCTTGGCCTGGTGCCATGACAACAAGTCTCGTCTGAGGAAAATGAAG AGCTGTCTGGAGTTCAGTTTAAGGATCCAGGAATTTATCGAGCTCATTCGACAGAACAAACGCATGGACGCAGTACG ACATGCACGGAAACACTTCAGCCAAGCAGAAGGTGGGCAGTTGGATGAGGTTCGGCAGGTGATGGGCATGCTGGCATTTCCTTCCGACACTCACATTTCCCCATACAAG GACCTTCTGGATCCAGGCCGCTGGAAAATGCTGATCCAGCAATTCAGATACGACAATTACAGATTACACCAGCTGGGGAACAACTCTGTGTTCACCATCACTCTGCAGGCAGGGCTGTCTGCCATCAAAACCCC ACAGTGTTACAAAGAGGATGGTTCCTCTAAAAACCCAGACTGTCCTGTATGCAGCAAGTCCCTGAACAAACTGGCTCAGCCTCTCCCCATGGCCCACTGCGCAAACTCTCGCCTGGTGTGTAAAATCTCCGGGGAGGTCATGAACGAGAACAACCCACCCATGATGCTGCCTAATGGCTATGTTTATGGCTATAAT TCTCTCTTGTCTATTCGTCAAGACGACAAGGTGGTGTGCCCCAGAACCAAAGAAGTCTATAACTTCTCCCTGGCTGAGAAGGTTTACATCATGTGA